The stretch of DNA agtggtcatgaagggatggacatggtcagaaacaattctcaggtagcccgtggcatttaaacgatgcccaattggcactaaggggcctaaagtgtggcaagaaaacatcccccacaccattacaccaccaccaccagcctgcacagaggtaacaaggcatgatggatccatgttctcattctgtttaagccaaattctgactctaccatttgaatgtctcaacagaaatcaagactcatcagaccaggcaacatttttccagtcttcaactgtccaatttcggtgagcttgtgcaaattgtagcctctttttcctatttgcagTGGAGataagtggtacccggtggggtcttctgctgttgtagcccatccgcctcaaggttgtgcatgttgtggcttcacaaatgctttgctgcatacctcggttgtaacgagtggttatttcagtcaaaattgctcttctatcagcttgaatcagtcggcccattctcctctgacctctagcatcaacaaggcattttcgcccacaggactgccgcatactggatgtttttcccttttcacaccattctgtgtaaaccctagaaatggttgtgcgtgaaaatcccagtaactgagcagattgtgaaatactcagactggcccgtctggcaccaacagccatgccacgctcaaaattgcttaaatcgcctttctgtccgattctgacattcagtttggagttcaggagattgtcttgaccaggaccacacccctaaatgcattgaagcaactgccatgtgattggttgattagataattgcattaatgagaaattgaacaggtgttcctaataatcctttgtgtgtgtgtgtgtgtgtgtatataatataaatatatataatataaataaatgggtgttattgatattgtttgctgttatccAGTGTTAATCACCATAAATGcctattctatcagaaacttcTCTGTTCTCCATTAAATCATgatatttttttctcagccatcactgctAACTACATGGGTTATGtagcaaaaaaaatataacatttttgggtGAACTATTCCTTTAAGATCTTGTAACACAGTTGTAAGTGACAATAGTAGTAGTAGTGACAAATGCACCCGTGCAGCCCCTGTTTTAAAGAATTACTGACTGGCCTCATCTCAATTTTTACCTTAATGTCTATTTAGACCCATACTGGCACTAGAATGACACCTATGTGTGGAAAACTCTAGTCACTGCTTATAGCTATTTCAATATGAGGTTTTATTAATGATTCTTGGTGATATGCTGTACATATTTGATATGGATACAAGTCATAAACATTCAAATGAGAAGTTTCAATAGGttctatttttattgtaaaatgctTAGTTTTATACATTAcaattagtaataataaatattacttgAATGGCAATAAACAGGTACACTAGAcatgaaaaacacacacaaatgcacaaacCCCATACTGCAATAGCTTCAAGAGCTTTGAGACCTTTCTTTCTGCATAAAAATCTTAGCTTTTGCATCTCATTGAATATTTGTGGATAAATACCCCTATAAAACGGATACAGCTTAAtagcatatgtacagtatgtgctatgGGACATACAGAGAAATATTAGCTTCCCAGTGGGAACTTTCAAGTGAATGCCCTGTATTGTGGTAGCTCCCACTGAGACAATTTACAGAAAACAATGCAACCTATATTAGTTAGGTTGTTATGAAACATTGACCTCTCTTCTCaataataaaatgcttaaaaatgccaaaaattacattttaagtttgctttgtattttaatGGTTTTAGTTTGCTTATTTTTCACTTTAAGACCGCTAATCTTTTATTGCCTTTTGTGAAGATCAAGTGGGCACATCAAAAATAACTTTGCATTTCTCTCAAAATGCTGAAAGAACATTTACAAGTTGGGGTATGTAAGATTTCAATAGTGCTGGTACTGTATGTAAGATTTCAATAGTGCTAACTATGAAAATTACCATAGGAgttaaatgaagcacaaaaacagATACTCTCGTCAAAAAAGATAATGATCTGAGCCAGACTGATCTTATCTAGTTGAGAGATTCAGTTCTCAGAATTTTGCTCAATTTGTGGCAGAGACATCACAATAATTTACACCAACATAATGAATTGCAGTCCTTGCCACTTCACTTTCCACATGTTCAGTGAAGTGTTTTATGGAAAATGGTGACCCGTTATTTGTAAACCTCAATTCATTGTCACATTCCATTAACCTTCTACATAACGTACTTAAAACTGAATTAGCAATGTATCAATCCAGCCTTAAAAAAATAAGCAGTATAATGGAGGTACAGAATGTTCCATCACATGCTGGCTTGGACTGACATGATGATCCAAGCAGGTACGATTCCTTCAGCTACTGGCCCACAACAAGCCTTTGGCAGTATGATTACGAAGAGacctggaaaaaaagaaacaagccaTGAGAAGTGGTACGTATGCAGTAAAACTGAACAAGCTGTTGACAGCAAAACCTGAATGTATGAGCCTATGTGTCCATTTCTTTATAAAGAAACCCCAACTCTGCCTTACTGTATTCCAGGATATCTGCCAATATGCTGTAATGATTAATGCAGGAATACATAGTGCTATGTACTTAAAATAACTGGATAATTTCTGACAGATAATGTCTCAATATTTGCCTACTAATTTCCAAATTGTATTTTCTTCCATGATGAGATTGAAAAGGTAGGTATATAGAGTAAGCATCCAAACAAATGTGTATCAGACCACTTCATATGTGTTTTTCTTGTCCTGGTTTAATGTCATCTGTTAAGTCACTACATGTACACTACTGTATCAAAAATTGGTATACAgtcctcaattaaaaaaaaaaaaaaattcagacagtatggaaaatgctaatagaaaaacaaaaaaaggagtgATTTATTACTTTGTATTCATTCTGTATTATTGTTGTTGTGCTTTCATTATATTATTAGATTATTACTTGTTTCTGGCTTTgacctttgctttttattttttccttctgcaCTGGTGGCTCAGTTCTGATTGTTTTCCTGGTTGTGTCAGTTGGTCACTCATTTTAATCACTGTTTTTGGATCATTTTCATCTCTTGGTCGCTGCGCTCGCAATACATAATACATATCCTATTACAACAATACTCATGTGGCACAATAGGAAACCTGACTCTGGGATGAAAAGTTGTGAGGGAGTCATGTAACCGGTCATCCCCTGCATTTAACTGTTGTCCAAACAAACCTCTTTAAAGCCACAAGATCCAGTAACTGCAGGTATTAAGTGTCTTATGCTTTCTGACTCAGTCATGTAGTTCAATGGTGGCTTTAGGTCCACATGGCCTTGGTATTTCTTAGCTTCTTTTATTTTTGCGAATAGCGTGGTGCTGCAGTGCCTCATATTCAGTGTCCTTAGTTTGAATCCCAAACCTGGTAATTGCCAATatggattttgcacattttccctgtgGATTTTCTCTCCCATATCCCCAAATAACTGCAGGACAAATTAATTACCAATTCCAAACTGGTCCATGTCAGTGGATCATGAAGAGTAGTACCTTGTCTATGGTTGTTTTCTAGTCTTATGCATTATTCTCCATGTATACAGGCTGTAGCCTCTTGCCGACCACAAATTTGATTAATTGGGTTTCAGAGTGACACATATGCTATATAATGACACTTTCTCAACAGCTATGAAAAGGGCATGTTAGATTCTCTTTAGGTTGCAAAAGCAGCAGACCAATTATTTATGCAGTTGTTTTATTCTGCTAAAATTCCATTTTCACTGGAGAAGATTCTGGCAAAACTAGAGGTAAATCAGCACTCTATCCTGATTAGGATGCTAGTCATACACAAAGCAGATTTACTCTGTAACAAATCCCAGCAAAATGCCCACTAGTCtgttttaaaataagatttatCTTTCAACTTACCAGGTATGGCTTTGAAAATTCAATTTCAGTCATCTTCAGTTTCTTCTGGTTCTGTCTGTTCATTGTCTGTGTCCTCCTCTGCTATAGTTTCTTTTACTTCCATTGTACTGTTATCCCCAATAATTACAAACTCTGCACGAGAGTCAATTATTTTTATGTCTGTTTGTGGTggtggcggcggcggcggcggcggcagtAGCGGCGGTTTTAATGCCTGACTGCTGTTTCTGTATGCTTGAGGATGAGTGGctgtgggaaagaaaaaaaaagtaaaatcattctTTAACTTGACATTAGATTTCATGTTATACATTTGTGTCATATTGTAAAAAAGGATGGGCACTTCAGTATCTAGATCATCTCTAGTCACTAGGCgtttctctctctattataaaaaaaaatcttggaagagagactagggagatgagacgtgatcttctcggatcTCCTCGGAAAACAATTTGgtgtcccgcgagagacactttaacatcagtGAGACatggcagtgagacaacatttaaaacaagttcacagacatctaacctagcagttgttggaatgcttttggcagacacgctccatgtgctcccagctcttaaaacgacgacaagcaacaagcagaagacACAGCTCGcaggcagcaacaagccagcagatgatccgactgctacTCCTTAGAATGCGATAAACCAAACACCGCCACTTCCCCCTCcttccccttcacaacgcgagcggcagagacgagaAGTgccaaaagaacagctgctgtacaggcttttaaatgattgacgtacAGGGCAACAAGCAAAatacgcagcttgccagcagcagcaagccagcagatgatccggctgcttctccttagcgtgtgttcaacCACCATTTCCACCACCCCCCCTCCCTCCCagcttcacaatgcgagcagcgttaatatgtcctgtgagaaagagatttaaccatgcccagggctggaaataaaggacaagtacagtattgtttttacaaaagttttaaagtaaaagtgaaaagaatgcacatgtaacaattctcatgaaaataacaatctctttaaattgtatatcttgtaaaccaaacccgggggtgggtgagcgaagccccctagtattattaaaaaaattaaacattttcgtATGGATGGTTTACCCAAAACATCAAGGACATTTAAAAGCAATACAAAGCTGCCTCATAGACTCTGCATCCAAGGTTTCAAAGCCTCCACACGGTTGCTGTCTGTATTGAATCTGCACATTTCCCCTGTGTatgtttcagttttcttcagtGTATTTCTATTTCTTTCCCACATCCCCAGAGATCTGATGGTAATTTTGGTGATAACAAACTGACACTATGCTTTTGTAAGCAAGTCCCCTTGTGTTCAGTGCTGCCAGAACTGGCTTTGGCAACCCAAtagcaaatatatttaaaaatattatgtcaGCATTTGTGTTAAGTGAATCATGTTTGCTGTTGTACTCAGAATTTACACTGGTGCTATTGATacaaggtttttaaaaagtattcatcccctggaagttttcacattttattgttatacgacATTAAAACACACCGGATTTGGCTTTACTGACACTAATCAACGAATAAAATACTCTTTCATATCACAATGAAAACATTGCTGGTGCCACTAATTAGTTTTAGAAGTCAtaggattaattaaataaaagatgaCCTTGTCTGGTATTTTAATTGATTGTGGTCTAAATGCACGTTATCTGGAAGGTCCTATTTGtaatggtggcctaacctacacaacaAAGACAAAAGATCACAACAAGCAACTCTATGAAAAGTCGATGGAAAATCACAAGTCAGTGGagggagacaagaaaatatctaagATACCTACTATCCAGttaaatcaaacattaaaaaatggagagagtttggcacagctgtaaatcggCCTACCGCAGGCCGTCTACAAAAACTGTACAAGATGAGTGAGGTAGGCCACCAACAGAGACCTCTGATATAAGACCTCTGCTATAACTGTGAGTAGGGAGACAACAACCGTGCTCAGGTGcttcacctgtgtgtgtgtgtgtgtgtgtgtgtgtgtgtgtgtgtgtgtgtgtgtatatgtatgtatgtaattttattttttggctgcAAGATTAAATTCCATGTTTGGGGATGCTTATCTGCAGCTGGGATTGGTAGGGTTGTGAGGagaaaatgaatgcagaaaagcACAGAAAATTTCTGATGGAAAACCTGATACAGTCTACAAGAAACTTGTGACTTGGCAGAAGAAAAGCAAGAGAACAACTCAATTAATATAGCTACACAGGATTgggttaaaaatgacaatgtgCTAGAGTGGTTAAGTTAGAACCCACAGCTTAAATCCATTTGAGAATTTGAAAAAGGATGTTTACGGAGCTTGAGTTTTGTAAAAACGCATGTGgaaaaattgcagtgtccagatgtgcaaagctaataGAAAGTGACCTGTACACACACAGAGGCTACTCAAGGCtctcatggctgccaaaggtgcatctactaaatactgacttgttGAGgatgaatacttacagtatggggtcaatttattttgttttatatttataaataatttaagacAACCCTACAGAGATTTATTTTCACTTAtacaagtctttttctgttgatcagtatcaaaaaggtcaaattaaatccactgtggttTAGTGttatacaacaataaaatgtgaacaattttcaaggaggtgaatacttaatAGGCACAGTAAACATTCCAGGCAGTTGATACAATAACAAAAATtactttaaacaatttttaaatactttttcagCTTGTGAAAATTTGTGAATTCAGAAAAAATACTTCCTATATCAACAGTAAGATGTACGTTTTCATAGTCTTTGACTGTACTATTCCAACTTCTACCTTTTTAAAAACGCTGTCACAGCCACACCCTACGACAACAAACACCAACTCGCGTTTTTCAGACTCGCTTAATAGTCTGCTTCTAATCAGAAAGTCTTGCTAAAACACTTAACTCAACAATGGAAGATCATTTAGGCATACAGCTGGGCTCATGTAGGTACAATCAGTAGCATTTCAAACACTAACCGTGGAAGATGGTGCTTACTCTGGCAGCCGAAGCACAAGGTAAAATGCTAGTTTATCACGGAGCATGCTCTAGTAGTAAATGTAGAGCTGCTATTCAGTCGGGCAACACATCTTTGCACTGTAGGACAAAACTGGAATCTACACATAAATCCATGAAACATGGGCAGAATAAGCTCTACACAGATGTCACCCAAGTGGGCAATTAGACTAGTGTCCAAGCAAAATGCCATCTTTCCTAGTATGAAAGCATTGATatagaattaaaatatatattttatattaaaattaatttaaagttacTTTTAAATTGATCAGTTTTATATAATGATTTATTATGAACCTAGCACCATTCAAATTGTAATCCAGGTTTAGTAAACACGCCCCCTCAAGCAGACTTGCCTTCCATGTCATTCTTCACTTTGTCTTTCTCTGCTTTCAGACACCATGTACATAATTATGCACTTTCAAACctattggcttttttttttaatgagtgacaAGATCCATTCTCCTTACTGATTTTATGTAATGCTCTAccaataaaaacagcaaatttaAGCTGCAGCCAATTGGCTTACACTGGAAGCCAATTCCAAATGCCCACATGTACTCCTGATAAAGCACGCAGACCTATTTTCTCAAGCTCTTGCATTACACAAAGCTGCTTAAggtggaaaacttttttttttttaaaccagtctTTTTGCTGCTTTTAGAGCTAGGAGGACACCTGGTAATGAGTGACAGAGTCTCTACTCTTGAATGTATAAAGAGAAgtaaaagaatatttaaacattatgtttatttaatattacaaTACCATATTGTTTTGCTGGAAGGCTTTGGTCCTTAGTATCTTCTGCTTCTTGCTTCATAATTGAAAGAGTACTATCGTTTCCAAAAATGCATCCATTTAGTTGAGAATTATAAATGGTGATTGAATAATTAACAGTATTTCcacctgtataataataaaaaaatagggTTAATAAAACtatatgaaatgcatttgttaccatatttaatttgtatattgcTCACTtagtaatgataaaaatattaaagttaataaataaaagcaaaatataaaaacactatAATTGTTCAAGGATCTAATTAAAACAAAGAGTGCAGAAATTCAGTCCAACCCAATGCACAAGCAACAAGTTTTATGACAAgagaaagtacagtatatagcgtgaactgtaatttaataaaaaaaaaaaatgcctgaaaCAAACAACTAATattcaaattaagtaaaaaaaaaaacacaagaaaaaaagtgATAATCTTTCATAAACTTCtggccaaaagtatgtgaaaACCCTTCCAAATGATTGAGTTCATATGTTCAGTTAAcaagtgcataaaatcaagcacatagctATGCAAAAtgtaatcaacatttatttatatagcacattttcatacaaaaaaaatgtagctcaaagtgctttacaaaatgaagaatagaaaaatagaagacacaaaaataaacataagtcaacattaattaacatagaataagtaaggtccaatggacagggtggacagaaaaaacaaaaaaaaaaactccaaaggctggagaaaaaaatgaaatctgtagggattccagaccaagagaccacccagtcccctctgggaaatctacctaacataaatcaaacagtcctctttgtatttagggctttcatggaaggacttgatggtgaTGGTCACGTGTTTGTAATGACAAACACTGGGGTGTACTGAAGAGCTacgtgactttaaatgtggcactatTTGCCCTCTCCCAACTTAAGtgttattattgtgaagtggaagagcCGAGGAGCTACGACAGCTCAGCCATATAGTGGTAGACCACACAATCTCACAGAGCGGGGCCAGTGAGTTCTGAAACAAGTCAAAATCGTATATCCTCTGTTGCATCACccacaacagagttccaaactgcctttGGAAGCAATATCGGAACAAAAACTGTGCGTCTGGAGCATCGTGAATTGGGCTTTCATGGCTGAGCATCTGCACATAAACCGAACATCACACAAACCTAACATCAATACTAGGTATTGGGTGGAGAGGTGTACGGCACACCTCTATTGGCCTCTGGAGCACTGGAAATACGTTCTATAAAATGATGCATTatgcttcactatctggcagtctgatagACGACTCTGCATTTGGTGGGTGACAGCAGAAAGCTACCTTCTAAACTGTAAAGTTTGTCGGAGGAGATAATTAAGGGAGTTGCACAAGGCCCCTTGGTTCCAGTAAATATTACTGTTAATGTCACAGAATACAattccaactttgtggcaacagtttggagaaggcccttttctgttttAGCCTGATTGTGCACTTTTGAACAAAGCCAAGTCCATAAAAACATGGTGGAACTTGAGTTTCTGGAAAGGAGCCCGTTCttatccaacatcagtacctaaCCTCACAAATGCTTTTCAGGATTATATTAGATAAACTTTAGTTATCCCACATCAATCCatacagcagtagaaacataaaaaacaagaatacaaactCATTAAGGACTGATACATTCAATCAATAAATGTGGAACCGCTTCAGTCTGAATGGACACAAATTCCCATAGACAcattccaaaatcttgtggaaggAAAAGTGAAGTCTGTTGTAACTGCAAAGGGGgaggccaactccatattaattaATGCCTTTGGTTTTGGAATAGGGTATCCAATACGCTCATATGGACATTTGTGTTATTTAAGAATTCAGAGTTAACACTGATGGCATCTCAAATACTACTTTATTACTACTTTTTCCAAATAAGTGACAGTTGATAATAAACAAGTGCAAACTTCCATTCCTGGGCATTATTTATTACTTATATAACAAAATGAGGCGAGGTATTAACATTTTATCAAAACTTGGAGAACTGGTCTAACAATGGTTTTTCTGAATGGCTGTCACTTGGAAGGGCATTCAtatgaaaaatgtgtttgttgattTGCATATATTTCACTGCGCTCTGTTCATGTGACAACAATAacactaaaataaattattatataatttacTTCTAGGAAGCCAATATCTCTTGTACATGTAGCAACACAGCATTAGATACTTGGGAGGCTTGGTGATAATGGATAGAAGGCAGATACACGTTTAGGTTTTGATGCTGTGGCTAGACTACAGAAATGGCTGTAAGAATCCTGTAATTTTGTTACAAACTTTATTACAGCAGGAGTTTGGAACTAATCCCCCATCATTTTGAAAGCATGGATATTCTATTTGTTATATGGACATAATCTCGTAAAATTGAGATCGGACACCTTACAGCTTTATAATTGGAAAAAACAGTGTAACTTAATGTTTCACTCtctaaagcacatttaaaatctAATGCATTATCTAGTCAGAAAAGGTATAATCTTAACTTGGCATGCAGAATACTGCAAGGCACAGTTAACATTTTCACTGGTTAAAGATGATACAAGCAAGACCATAGGGAGGATGAAAGCAGTTTTCTGATAAGCCATGAATCTGGGCCTGCACTTTACAGGAGTTGCTTTTTTGGCATGGAATGGCAGCAAATccatttttaggattttttttcctgccacctacaattttttttcccctccttgtTAAGTGAACAAACCTTAACTGCCCATGTAAAGCAGAGACTGAAGACTTAGCAAGCTTCAGGCCTTTCCACTATGCCTTTTATTACAGTAGATCAGCTGCCTGAGGCAATCCCCATTTTAGCTGCCCCATTTTCcccccatttatttttttatatttatttacatgctTACATTAATAAACTTAATCTGCATACAATATGTGTTGCAACACCAAACTTATAATAAAATACTCCTACGATATATTATGTCCTCAGGACAGAaggcaaaataataaatcatatttttggaaaacattttgagaattttttttttttttgtaattttattataatcttattaaaaacaatatcaaTGTAAACATTATTCACTTCTGCTTGtctcatatataatatatacaatatgtataacTTTTGTGATGGCAAAGTTGAAGGCACATGCACACTTATCTAAATGTCGTCAGTTTGAAAACTCAGTCCTGCTAGCTAGAAAGTGCCTCCTGTTTTTAACTAAACACATGCATTACTAACTTGCAAGGCATTTAACAGATATTGTACCTTTTGACTGACACTTTAATTTTAACATTCCAGAAATtaacaatatgttttaaaatgacaGTACAGTAGACCCCCCGCAAAGTCACGGTTCAGAGTTCGCGGACCCAGTCATTCAcgtatttttccttagaacctgtctaataattgttagcgggaACCGCAAATATCTtccacaatttttatggcttttatcgTGGCAATACTACAGTGTAGAGAGAACGGGAAGCAACTGTAGTGGAAaacgcggcttgggatggtgaaagtagccaatagaatttgaaattgcaactcccagcagtccctgcagtggctctgattggtcttctgctgagggtgctggggttgttggggtcaaaggatgtcagcgcggcttttaaaaagggggccggtgaccaaaagcaaaaaagaaagtttttgtaatttgtgttagaAGTTCCTGTccgtctgccttctgttgggttacctgtacttattcattttgtcctggatcgttttttGCGTCTGTATTGTCTGCCGTCtgtctgtgtacatgaggactgtaagtggattcatggccaccctgcaaagaaaggagGGCTCCTGAACtcatccacccgtcttcaccatttctgGAACTAGCgttaggactatctttacattctctttcaacatgcggatctctggactatctattttcaccattacatttcatccgttgccgtttttcatgatttactgtgtgtgttttgtttctgctttgttgtatttaatgtgtaatcgccataaggggaacaggggtggtatcgttttatttaatttttcattaaattctttatttgctgtttgattaccaatttgctttgtttttgtctctgtttgtgagtgcgtgtgggtcgggccaaggctgggtgcgtccctggaatctccaccataaaaataaataaatcaccgtcttctcgaaAGTTGTGATTCTTAGCGGCACCAAACCACTACTGtgtttattcatttctccttgctgctgattgactgtgatgcatccccagctgagtgttcttgcattttccgttttgttcctcttaacccttaaacggCCACACCCGGCTATACAGCagtcgtttcccagtgccatttgtaAGCGCACATTAGAGGATCAGtccgtgccgtacattcgttgagcagccagctcatgaccactgccagccccttgtgaacaggggggctgaatgcaaCCCTAGAAAATATGGATGCTCCTCAAAAAACGCTAATaaactactttcacattgctcccttacttgtgGCTGCTCTGTCACATGATATGATTCTCACGCGATgctacgcatacttaaaagcatgaacaGCATCTGTCCTTTTTGgccgattgctttgtttctctctctcctcccccagacatcctctgctcctgttgaggGTCCCACTcctgttgtgctcccctatgatgtttatcaattctttaatcgagaactaactacatactgagcttgttttacttctgaaagagacatgtttgtttgaagtgtttgaataaaggtCCTGTCTCtgcaatctcctgtgtttctgtgcaattctgtgacccaagtgtgacaccctgcagcctcagtccctgggattgagccactgcactagactagcctgccagcatcagtgcttgcctctgtgtgcttgtgtaCAGCCAGTTCTAGCGCAGTTTGCTCAGTGATTTATATCCATGGCATCAGTTGccctttgtacatattgttccagtagtttttaaaaatttttccagttcattagcagtgtgtaaaatgattagtgttgcagtaattgtgatgttctttgcttgaaaaaaagtgttccattaaaatttcactttttctttatgaattgtgacattttactattttacattttagcactgcgggtgacatatcagtacagtactgtacagtatgcaggtttacctttacattcattttttaggtaatatattaagctgagtttgaaattaaagtgttttggatgcatatttagagtttaaactaaaaaaaaataggctttttttttaaccacatccaaaattagaggtttttcacaattcatgggtgctctaggaatgtaacctccacaaattttgggggtgtactgtatatacacaatacGATATGTTAAAATCAGAAG from Polypterus senegalus isolate Bchr_013 chromosome 16, ASM1683550v1, whole genome shotgun sequence encodes:
- the si:dkey-29h14.10 gene encoding uncharacterized protein si:dkey-29h14.10, which encodes MPCYVKSLQSQSYELCTSMPWPLVEKILSHLLSAHVITRYEFDIIQSKTVTFQKTSELLTAITRKGQKACMIFYKALQDCDPSLNAQLTGKQVQPFNFKKEDDFVPAPVTGGNTVNYSITIYNSQLNGCIFGNDSTLSIMKQEAEDTKDQSLPAKQYATHPQAYRNSSQALKPPLLPPPPPPPPPQTDIKIIDSRAEFVIIGDNSTMEVKETIAEEDTDNEQTEPEETEDD